The segment GCCGCACTCCGCTTTTTCCGCTTTTTCCCTCGCCATGCGTGTCTCCGAGGAAATGTGGCTAGCCTCATGAACAATCTGCGCAACAGTGGCAAAAGGTCTCGCTGACTTCGTGGGGGCCGCGGTACGCAAGGGTCCAAACTGGAGCTCGCCTCCGAGCGCTGCTGCAGGGTGGGGTTTTGGGCACGACCAGCGCGATGGGTGGAGGAAGCCCAATGAGTACGAACCTTCTGGGTTCCAGGTAGCGCCCTCCAGACGCGCCCTTCCCGACGCCGTGGTTTGCACCACCGTCGCTACCCGCTTGGCAAACCATCTCGTCATTCTCTTCCTTCCTGGCAAATCCATAGGTGGGGCTCCCATCCCCTTTTGGGCAGATTTCTGGTGAAGCGATGTGCGTGGTAGCCGCGACCACGATGGCATGTTATGCTTGAGCCAGATAGGAAGCCGACCGTGTCAATGAACTGGTTGAGGGTTTTGGCCTCAAGGAATTTAATACCTCACGAAAACCAGCGTATTACGCCCACAAAAGAACGGCGACCCCGTTTTATGTGGAAACCATATCATCGGAAGTTGGACTAAAGGGAGGTGATTTTATGGAAAACTCCAGAACGTGGAAAAAAGTAGCAACATTCTACAGCCTAACCTTGCTGTTCAGCATCCCCTTTTATTGGGCCGCGCTGAAAGCGGGCTTGTGGGCCGGGGGCTTTCTCTATGTCATCGGCCTCATGTGGTGTCCGGGCGTCGCTGCTCTGGCCACCAAAGCGTTATTTCACGAGAAAATTTCCACCCTCGGCTGGCAATGGGGCTCAAATCGCTATGTAGTTTGGGGCTACCTTTTGCCGATCATCTATGTCCTGCCGGTTTACGTTATTGTGTGGCTGAGCGGGCTGGGTGGTGTCCCTAACACCGAGTTCATTACCGAAAGCAAAAAGACATTTGGGTTGGCGGGAACATCCGACGGGATGTTCCTTGTCATTTACGTCTTGCTTATTGCGACCGTTGGCATCGTGCAGTATTCGGGCGAACTGGGTGAAGAGATAGGATGGCGCGGATTCCTCGTGCCGGAACTGGCAAAGGTGGTCGGCTTTAAGTGGGTTGCCCTCATCAGCGGCTTAATGTGGGCGATCTGGCACTACCCAATTCTTATCTTCGGAAGCTACAACAGCGGAACCCCCGTGTGGTTCGGCGTGACCTGTTTTACCGTCATGGTTGTAGCCATGAGCTTCATCCTCGCCTCACTGCGGCTGCAGTCTGGCAGCTTCTGGCCCGCAGTATTTCTTCACGCGAGCCACAATGCATTTATTCAGCGCATATTCACGCCGCTCACGGTCAACACCGGCATTACCGCGTATGTCATAGACGAGTTCGGGGTGGGCCTCGCACTCAGCACAATTGTGGTAGCAATCTTCGTCTGCCGGCCGATGCCCAAGAAGCTGTTTCAGCCGGCTGAAACGCTTTCGCAGGCCGGCGGCTGAACCGGGACCCTTTAATCTGGTTGACGGTGCTGCCATCGTGGTGAGAGATAGGGGTCCTATTTGCGGCGTATTTTTCGCATCGGGACCGTTATCATCTGCTAGGAAGCACGGCGGTTATGTTTCACGGCGGGATGGGTAGCAGTTGGCGTGTTGAGCAAAGCATGTGCCCCATCGGTCCGATTCTCGGCAGCGCTGGGCCGGAAGAGGAAGGCAATCAGACCGGGACGATGAGAAGGCGAGAGTAGTGGGGCTACGTGTACGTTGATGCGGGGGTGCTGAGAACGAAGATCGAAGTTGGCCTTTGGTGAGCCTGGCGCTCGACGGCAACACCAAGAGGAGGCAGGTATGCCAACAGTGCAGCTCACTCCAGGGACATACGGCCGGGATGCGGCGGACCGCCGGGTCGAGGCCCGTGAGCCAACATTGGAGGGCGCCCGTGCCGCGCTGGAGTGCTTTTACTTCGCCTTCAACAACCGTTCTCTGGAGGCGCTCGCGGCGGTATGGGCCCAAAACCCGCTCATTTCACTGAACAACCCGTTGGGTGGCATCACGCGGGGGATTGACGACATCTGCGCTTTGTATCAGCGCATCTTTGACGGTCCCGCCCGGGTCTGGGTGGAGTTTTACGACGTGGTGGAGTACGCAGGCCAGGATATGGTGGTGTTTGCCGGTCGCGAGCGGGGCGAGCTTACTCAGGACGGCGTTACAGTGCCCCTGGCCATCCGAACGACCCGTGTTTTTCAGTATTTTGGCGGCGAGCTAGGCTGGCGCCAGGTCCACCATCACGGATCCATTGACGACCCTGACTCGCTGGCGCGGTACCGGCGGGCGGTTTTCGGGGAGTGAGAAGTGCCCGGGGCGTCGTGACTTTTTCACGCCTATAAGTGCGCCAGCACCCGGTGGCGGTCTACGGCAAACGCCTGGGCTTTAGCTTTGGGTGAGGGCCAGAAGCGTTTCTAGTTCAGCCTGCAGACGGTGAAGGCGGGAAAGCTCGGTGGCCACCTGGGCTTCGCCTTGCGCTCGGGCTTTTCGGGCGGCCTCGAGGGTTGCCAGGATTTCCTGTTCCAGCTGCCACCGGCGCTTTTCCATGACCGCTTGCCCACGCCGCACGGTTTCGTCCACAAGCTCGGTGTAGCGAGCCTGCAGCTCCCCGTACCCCCGCCGCCACCATTCCGAGGCCAGCTGCCGCCCCCGGGCCACCGCCACCGGGGCGCGGAGCCGTGCGGGCAGGAGCTTGAAGGCCAGGCTCCGCAGCCACCCCCAGTCCAGGGCCAGGGCCGGGATCACCGGATCGCAGGCGGGAAGCGCCGCCGGAGGCGGCAAGGGCGGTGGCGAAAATCCTGCAATGTCCACATCGAAGAGCTTTTTGGCCAGCAGGCCGATGGGTTGCAACAGGCGGCCAAAGGCTTGCGAAAGCTCTTGGCTATAGGCGGCATAGGCGGCTTGCAGCTCTCGCCAATACGCAGCGGAGACTGCCTCCAAAGCCCCCTGGACCAGCCCGGGGAGGCTTTCCCGCAGGAAGCGGTCCAGGGCTTGACGGTTTGTGCTTGCACCCAGCGCAAACCTGAGGCAAGGCCTTCGGACCGACTGGAGCATTCGGCGCTCCTCGTTTTGCCGCACCTCTTCGAGCTTTGCAAGGTCCAAACGAAACGCCTGTCGCGCCCGCACCATGGCGGCCAGGGCGAGATCATCAGCGTGCCTGACCTCTTCCCGGAAGGTGGCCATGCTGGCTTCCAGCTGGGCCAGCGGCGCGGTGAGCGCGTGCTCCTGCAGGCGGCAGTGGCTCAAAGCCTGTTCCGCCAGGACCTTGAGGGTGCGACGGGCGGAAGCGATCGCCATGACCTGGCGCTTTTCCCGGGCGAGCTGAAGCAGCTGGTTTCGGAGCTGGTCAATGCCCGGATCAAAGCCCTCCTCCAGCGCCCTTTTCGCGGAAACCGGCCAGGGACCCTGAAAGGGGACGGGGAGCTTTTCCCGGAGCACCCGGGCGGTGCAGTCCAGGACCTTGCCCTGGGAATCCCCCCACAGGTCAGCTTTGTTCACCACCACCCACAGGGCCGAGGCCACTTGGGAAGCTTCCACCGCGAGCTCCAGCTCCTCTCCCGTGAGGGGTGGGTCGGCACCCAGCACCAAAAGCGCCACGTCCACCCGCGGCAGGAACTCCCTGGCCCGGTGGGCGCTGTGCTGGAAGATGCTGCCCAAACCCGGGGTGTCCACCAGGTCCAACCCGCTTTCGGTGAGGGAGCAGCGGCAAGGCACAGTGACCTTGAGGATGCCCTTTTGATTGTGGGGGTTTTGCTCTTCGGTGATGAGCTCGGCCAGCGCAGCCATAGGCGCCGGTTGCACGTTACCCGCCGCATCGGTGACGAGCAGGGAGGCATCGTCAAGCGCTGAAACCACGGTCACCACCCCGGTGGTGGGGAGCACGTCGGTGGGCAGCAGCGCCTGGCCAATGAGGGCGTTGAGGACGCTTGATTTCCCCCGCTTGAACTGGCCCAAAACCGCCACGTTGAAGCGCGTTTGGGAAGCCTGCGCTGCTGCCTGCTGAGCCTCGGCGGCCAGACGCGGCAACCCCGCGTGTTGGGAAAGCGTGGCGAGCCGTTCCAGACCTTCGACCAGCTGCTGCACACCGGCCTCCTTGTGGGGTAGGGGTAATCAGCCCAAGGGTGGGCGGTTAACGGCGGACTCCATCGCCAGCGAGAGTATAAACTCAACCGCCGGAGGGTGGTTTGCACAGCCAAAGCCAACCCGACTGGGAGGCTCTCCTGCGGCGCCTGACCCAGCTGCCGGCCAACCACCGGCGGGTGGTGGTGGCGCTTTTGGAGGTGTTTGCCCGGGAGTTGCGGGAGCTTGCCCGGGTTGGGGTGGTGGCTGCAAACGAGGAGGAAATTGCGGGTCTCGAAAAGCTCGCGGCCCACCTGCGGGGTGGCAAGCCCAACCGAAACTGGCAAGCGGTGCTCACTTTGCTGGAGATCCAGTTGGAGGAGTTGCAGCCCCGGAAGCTGTCGGCCTACGGGCCGCTCACCGCCGAGCAGGAAAACGCAATTCGCCATTTGGTTGCAAAGCTTCAAAGCCTTCTCGCTACGGCTGGCTAGCTCTGACTGATTAACGAAACGGGCAACCAGCAGCCGAGCTCGGCTTTTTTGCAAGCGTCTTCGCCCCTGGGAGCCGCTGCTGGCCTAAAGGTGGGATATGGTATCGTCTTCCGGCTTTTTCGAATCCTTGAGCTGCCGCTCTAGCAGCTCGCGCACGACGTCTTTGCCGCCCAGCCCCAGGGCCAACCCCAGGCCCAGCATCACCGAACCAAAGGTAATGATAAAGGCCGCCAGCACGATGTTTCCGGCAATTTGCAGTTGCTCCAGGGCCATGGCAAAGGCCAGGATGGTGATGAGCAGCTTCACCACCAAAGCGGCAGCCCGAGGAAAGGGCACAGCCGCGTTGACGGCAGCTAAAAGCACCGCGCGGGAGAGGAAGTTGGCCAACAAGAACCCGGCCAAGACAAGTAGAATCGCGGAAATCAGGCGGGGGATGTAGAGGAAAAACGAGCTCACCAAATCCCGCACCACTTGGATTTCCAGCGCCGCAAGCCCGGCCATGGCAGAGGTCAGGAACAAAAGCCAAAAGACCGTGGCGGCGGCCAAAGCGGAAGGGGGTTTTTGCACGTCAGCTCTGGCCAAAACGTCGGTAAGCCCCCAGCTTTGGCAGGCTCGGTCAAAGCGGGCAAGGACAAGCAGGCGGCGGACCACAACGCGCAGGGCTGCCGCCACCACCAGGCCCAAGGCCAGCACCAGCAGCGCCGCCAAAAGGCCAGGAAGAAACCGCAGCACGGTTTCCACAAAGGCATCGAGGGCGGCGGCGAGCCGCTCGGTAAAGGGAGCATTCATGGTCTACCTCCCGGGGTTTTGCCCCACCGTTCTTCAAGGTACGGCTT is part of the Thermoanaerobaculum aquaticum genome and harbors:
- a CDS encoding YybH family protein, whose protein sequence is MPTVQLTPGTYGRDAADRRVEAREPTLEGARAALECFYFAFNNRSLEALAAVWAQNPLISLNNPLGGITRGIDDICALYQRIFDGPARVWVEFYDVVEYAGQDMVVFAGRERGELTQDGVTVPLAIRTTRVFQYFGGELGWRQVHHHGSIDDPDSLARYRRAVFGE
- a CDS encoding dynamin family protein; this encodes MQQLVEGLERLATLSQHAGLPRLAAEAQQAAAQASQTRFNVAVLGQFKRGKSSVLNALIGQALLPTDVLPTTGVVTVVSALDDASLLVTDAAGNVQPAPMAALAELITEEQNPHNQKGILKVTVPCRCSLTESGLDLVDTPGLGSIFQHSAHRAREFLPRVDVALLVLGADPPLTGEELELAVEASQVASALWVVVNKADLWGDSQGKVLDCTARVLREKLPVPFQGPWPVSAKRALEEGFDPGIDQLRNQLLQLAREKRQVMAIASARRTLKVLAEQALSHCRLQEHALTAPLAQLEASMATFREEVRHADDLALAAMVRARQAFRLDLAKLEEVRQNEERRMLQSVRRPCLRFALGASTNRQALDRFLRESLPGLVQGALEAVSAAYWRELQAAYAAYSQELSQAFGRLLQPIGLLAKKLFDVDIAGFSPPPLPPPAALPACDPVIPALALDWGWLRSLAFKLLPARLRAPVAVARGRQLASEWWRRGYGELQARYTELVDETVRRGQAVMEKRRWQLEQEILATLEAARKARAQGEAQVATELSRLHRLQAELETLLALTQS
- a CDS encoding mechanosensitive ion channel family protein gives rise to the protein MNAPFTERLAAALDAFVETVLRFLPGLLAALLVLALGLVVAAALRVVVRRLLVLARFDRACQSWGLTDVLARADVQKPPSALAAATVFWLLFLTSAMAGLAALEIQVVRDLVSSFFLYIPRLISAILLVLAGFLLANFLSRAVLLAAVNAAVPFPRAAALVVKLLITILAFAMALEQLQIAGNIVLAAFIITFGSVMLGLGLALGLGGKDVVRELLERQLKDSKKPEDDTISHL
- a CDS encoding CPBP family intramembrane glutamic endopeptidase; the encoded protein is MENSRTWKKVATFYSLTLLFSIPFYWAALKAGLWAGGFLYVIGLMWCPGVAALATKALFHEKISTLGWQWGSNRYVVWGYLLPIIYVLPVYVIVWLSGLGGVPNTEFITESKKTFGLAGTSDGMFLVIYVLLIATVGIVQYSGELGEEIGWRGFLVPELAKVVGFKWVALISGLMWAIWHYPILIFGSYNSGTPVWFGVTCFTVMVVAMSFILASLRLQSGSFWPAVFLHASHNAFIQRIFTPLTVNTGITAYVIDEFGVGLALSTIVVAIFVCRPMPKKLFQPAETLSQAGG